The Myotis daubentonii chromosome 1, mMyoDau2.1, whole genome shotgun sequence genome includes the window gaCATTTGCACTGGTGGCTCAGAAGCCATGGTGGGTAAAACCTCTGGTGCCACAACACATTTCAAGGCAGTGACAGCAAGCTGCAGTAATAGTCATTGTATTCTGCCATGTACTTGCagtattaaaacaaaaaccagtTTTGCAGCAACAGTGTTCTTGATGAagcaataggaaatatttttatttaaattttattggctTGCCCTGCAAACACACCTTTTAAAGATAGTATATGATGAAATGGGAAGTGTGCAGAAGCTGCTTTTGCTGCAGACCAAAGTGCCATGGTTGGCTCAAGGAAAAGCACTTGAATGAATTGCAGGCAGTAGTTGCTTTTTTCATGGGACACTATTTTACTTGAAAGAACAATTGAAGGACTTGGGTATtacagaggtttttaaaaaatgttgatcaGTGCTGTATTGTGTTATTTGACTCTTTACTAATGTACTTGtttgaaaaatacagatttttttcataAGGATATACTATGTTAACATGtaataagtttattatttttgaatgaattaatcattttaaatgttctcGGATTTCTTATATAGCAAATCTCAATAGACCTAACCCCCACACACAAAAGCTCTTTGAGGTCCTCAGAAATTTTTAAGCATATAAAGAGATATTGCTACCTAATCGTTGAAGAACCTGATATTTGAGGCCCTTGCTCCTGGTGCCCCCTTACACCCTTGTGGGCTTCTGTGCTACAGCTGGTTTGATCTTCATCTCTGATAGCAATCACTTATCTCTGCATGTTCCATGTCACTTCCTGTGCTCATGTGCTTCTTCCCAGTGTTTGTATATCTGGCAAGTATATTGCCTGCTCTTTAAAACCCAGTCCCTGGAAACCCGTATGCGTCTTCTGATTTTTAGAGATCCCGCGGATGTGTCTTCAGAGAGTGACAGCGCCATGACCTCCAGCACCGTGAGCAAGCTTGCTGAAGCCCGGAGGACGACTTACCACTCAGGGAGATGGGTCTGTGACGACCACAATGGGGACACCAGCATCAGCATCACAGGGCCTTGGATTAGCCTCCCCAACAACGGAGACTACGCTGCCTACTATAATTGGGTGGAAGAGAAGAAAACCACGCAGGGGCCTGGTGAGAAGCAAGACTGTGTTCGGAAAcgtttataaacatgaattttgtttgttttgttgttgagggattacgaatttattcgatcatccacacaccaggtggctgagcctggatggctccagccaacatgtatatttttaattgaggtaaaatttataTAACAAAATGAACAGTTATGAACAATtaagtggcatttagtacatgtACAGTGTTATAAAACCATCACCTCtgtctagttccagaacatttcatcaccccacATGGAAGCTCCAGGGCATGCAGCAGCCACTCCCCAGCGCCCTCCTGAGCCGAGCCCTGGCCATCACTAATCTGCACCGTTTCTATAGTTGTGTCTATTCTgggtatttcatataaatgggatcatacaaaACATGGCCTTTCGCGTttagcttcttttacttagcatgttttcagAGTTCGTCCACATTGTTGCATGTATCATTCTTTTTATGATTGAAtgacattccattgtatggatataccacattgtTTCTCCATCTGTGGATGTGCTGGAAAAATGTATTTCAGATATTTCTCCTCTTGGGGGTCGATACTGCTTTATCTATATAAAAAGACCTCACTATTTAAAGAAGCATAGTTAGCCTGAGTTCCATCCCATTTTGATAGTTTTTAACTTTGTAAAGAGCTTGTTTCACAGTCCTAACTGGAGATTGAATACCACACTAGAGAAACCCTTTAACACCCCTGTAGCTTTTCTCTGGTGGAGAATTGTTCATTTAGTCATTCAGCACATACTTAGTGAGATGTGCTTTAGTCATGTACTGGTGATACACAGGTGGTGTCACCCAGACAGGTGTGCCTCCCTTCCTGTGGGGAGGACAGGAAGCAAGCAGTCATCAAAAGCATTGTACGCTGAGTGCGTGCTGTGGGTGGGGACTTCAGTTTCATTTATGCTGGGCCTGTCTAGACCCACTTACTTAGGTTTCACTCAGTGAAAATCATAGCAATGAAACATGGACCTTTTATTAGGAAGGAGTAAAATGTTACCATAAATGTAATGATAAATTAGAAATCATAAAATGTAGGTTCATTCATATTTTTTGCTGAAATTAAGGTGGTTCTGTGTGTGGTGGTTGTTTTTACACTTTAGACATGGAGCATAACAACCCTGCTTACACCATCAGCGCTGCGCTGTGCTATGCGACTCAGCTGGCCAACATTTTGTCTCATATACTCGACATAAATCTTCCTAAAAAGCTGTGCAACAGGCAAGTAACTGAAGGCAGTGATGTCTTCTTCGTCGTGGTTCTCTTATGCTCTTTTTGTGTTCTCATTTGTTCTAATGAATCCAAAATCAAGAATTGAAGTGTTATTCAGACAGAAATGACCATAGATACTGAGATTAATTCCATAAGCCTCATGTGGTACAAAGTGGTGTTATCTTACAATTGCATGTGAAGTGTTTGAGAAGACCACAGAGAATTCTCCCACTTGCAAAAAGAACTGAAGGAAAACCCAGGATATTCAGAGGGTGTGCTCATGTGCAAGAATTGGGTAAACACTTGgcaaattttgttttttgtttttaaaatgattttagagagaaaacatcaatttattgtttcacttgatttatgaattcattgggaTCAAGTCAGCATTTGTCTTTTGTCTTTCAAAAGTACAAATACGAAGACAAATGCTCATTTGTGGCGTATTGGgacacactctaaccaactgacctacccagCTGCggctgtttgatttttttataacaaaaacatgtagtttaaaattaaaaaaaaaaaaatgtaaaggtttACAGTCTACCCAAATCCTACTAATACTTTCCTACCAACCTTTAGTTTTCCTTGCATTTCAAGCAAATATAAGTATGGTTACCGTCTTTTAAACACAAAAGGTATCATGCTGTACCAAGGTGTTTTAAACacctttttaagtttttatttatttaacaaatagttattgagtgtctgctatgtgccaggcactgttctaggtactaAGAAGGTACATTGGTGATGAAAGCATAATCCCTACCCCTTTGGCCCTTAACTTTAATGAAGGGACAAATAAACAGTATGTCAGATGGTGACGTGCGCTGTGGAGAATGTTAAAGCAGGGTGAGAGGAAGGGGATGTGGAGGCAGGGAAGGGCTTGCAGTGTTTGAGTGGGCAGGTGTGTGATCATGTGTGAACCTGAGGGAGGAAGCGAGCAAGCCAgtgggccctggggagaggctgtgagcAGAGGCGGCCTGCAAAGCCCTGGAGGAGAGAGCTGCAAGGAGCACAAAGGAGACCGAGTGCATCAGAAAGTAGGAGTGCAGATCGTGCGGGGCCTTCGGGCCTTCAGCTCTCATCCTGCATAAAGTGGGCAGCTGCAGAGTTTTCTGTTGTATAGGTGTCCCAGGATCTCACCGGTCCTCTTTTGACACTTGTGGATCATTTACACATTCATTTTCCACTAGTTTGCAAGTATTTGTGTAGAGTAAGttttcagaagtggaattgcttagTCAAAGGATCTATGTATTTGTAATTGTTACAGATTCAGTGAAATTGTTCATGAGGGGAATAGTTCATTCCTAGAAAGTTTCTAAGTACATTTAAGAGGCAAAGGCCTCAGGGTAAGTTTTATACTGAACTGCAGTGTAAAGTACACTCTTTAAAATGAACGTTGTAACATAGAATTTCCTCCAAAAAATACAACTTTACAAATTATGTTTGTTTTACAGTGAATTTTGTGGGGAAAATCTCAGCAGACAGAAATTTACTCGAGCAGTAAAGAAACTGAATGCAAATATTCTTTACTTGTGCTTTTCTCAGGTATGGAAAATGTGCTGTGaactaatttttaatttcttaacatGGTTGAAAATAGTaatcaattttttgtttttttctagcaTGTAAATTTAGACCAATTACAACCACTGCATACCCTCAGGAATCTAATGTACCTGGTCAGCCCGAATTCTGAACACCTAGGCAGGTAAGAAGGGTGTCTGTTGCTTTTCTCTGAGTGGTACCGTTGTGACGACTTTTAAGTGGAGTTGTATGTGTTGGCAGTGTACAGGGGCCTGTTCCTCAGCCCCAAATCTCCAAACAGGACAAAAATACAGTCCCATATAGAAGGAAGCAATGGCTAATCATATTTGAGCCATTATGGTTCTTAACATAATCATTTCTCAGAGAAATTAATAGCATTTTAACATCTAAAACCGAAGAACCCCAGGGTTCCTGGCCTTTCCTGTGCTGTCCCTGAAGGTCAAACGCCGTTTCTTTGAATCCACATGTTTCTTCTCTAGCCTGTTGCTTGTGCATCATCTTTTGTGCCTGCTCATTCCTTCCCATAACAGTTCTTCACAGTCCTCTCTCTGTCACTGAGTCAGTCTGGCCACCATTTGTTGGATAAAGGGTATGAGATGTTTATGGGATGAATAGTTTAAAATCCATTAGCTTAAAAACAGGAGTAACAAAAAAGACCAACCAGGACTGGTCTAAGGGGTCTTTTCAGTTTCTCAGCCCATAAAAAGCATGGCATTCATGAGGCTGATCTTTGGTCACGTCCAAGAGTCCCTTCTCTAGGTGCTGATCTTTTTTCCTTGTCCTTAGAGGTCTGTCCATTCATTTCTGCAGATAGGGCTTGGCTAttgtatttgtaattttgaaaGACAAATAAAAGGTGGGAAAATTTTTTGGGGTCTCTTCCCATCATTCATTTGCTTTGACACAAACCAGGGCTCAAGGGGAGTCCCCTCCACTGACCAGGATGCCTGGTTTCCTTCACATCGCAGTGAACTTGCTATGACAGTCTGCCTTCAGCGGTTGTCTGATGTTTCtccactcttccctccccctgcctAAAACAGTAGTTAACTTTGGAAAGAGCTGTGGACTCTCTCCAGGAAACTGCACATGCACCTTGAATGTTTTGCCATTGTATAGGGATTTCAAACCCCGTAGCCCAAATCCCATTCATTAATTTAGGAGCCACAGAAAACCTTTAGAAACCCATCCCAAATTTAGTGGTTGATTTCTGTGGGTTTGCTTGCCATCCTCTCTACCTTATTTGTAAATGGTTCAATGTTAGGAAATTTATTATTCGTAATAAGGACTAATATTTATTCACACTTGGCTAAAACTTTACATGTCttaaatctctctttttaaatatgtttttattgattttgcagagagaggaaggaagagagaaaaaaacatcaatgtgagagagaaacattgattggctgcctcctacacaccccctactgggatcgaggcTGCAATGTGCCCTCATGGGGaagcaaacttttggtgcatgggatgacactaactcaactgagctacaccagccagggcaggattaTTATCCTTACTTTCACACGGGGAAACGTGGTAGCAGGCCAACTAACTCGTGCCCATGCTCACAGAGCCAGTAAAAGTGGTGGAGCCAGGTCCCAACACACCTGGCTGACGACTCCCAAGTACTAGGTACTCATGCTTTTAACCATGCACATTAACCTTATCACATTAACACACTAAAGAAGAAAGAACGTAGGACTAACCTGATACAGATGCCAGAAAAGCAATGGATAAAATTCAGTTCCccttaataaagaaaactatCAAATTAAAAAGAGATTATTAATAAAGGATACCTACCATAAGCATGGAGCAAAAGCTATGTTTAATGGCATATTGCTTACATAGACATTTAGGGGCAGTACCCTGTCGTCAGGAAGAAAAAGGGTGCCCTGCTTGCACTGCTACGTTAACATGGCTCTGGAGGCCCAGCCAAGGCGGGACATTTTAAACAAGGAATAAGGTGCATTTATATTGGAAAGAAGGAAACCAAGCTGATCTATTGTAGATGGTATGATTAAACTGGATACCCAGAAGAACTACGAAGCTGTTAGAAATGATACTTGTATGGCGTCTAAATATAAGATCAACATACATTAAAACAGTTGCTTTCTTATGTGCCAACCAcaacttattaaaaaaaagtaagggtAAAAAAGATCCCTTTTACTTTAGCAACAAATGCTATAAACTATAGAGAAGTAATCCTTACAAAGCACATGcaaatttatgtaaaaattttggaactaaaaaaaaaatattcaacctGTAATTTTTGAATGTCTGCCCAGCACTGTATGAGGTGTGGCACTGAATGCAAGGAGGCCAGGGTGGTGATTTTCTAGGAGGAAGGCTCAGTATTGTAAAGTGCTACTTCTCCCAAAAAGGAAACCTGATCAGAATTTTAGCAGATATTTCATGGAACTTTGATAGGCTGATTCTAATGTTTAACTAGAAGCATAGTCTGCAAGGAAATTTTGACAAATAATAATAAGGGATGGTCTTGGCCCCTTTTAAAACATAGTATAAAGGTAATTAAAACAAGACCCTGTTAGCATGCAAATCGGTGGAGCAATTAAAGCAATAGAAGAGAGTCCAGGAACAGACCCTTGTGTATGTGGGAAAATAATATATGATAAGGGTGGCGTGTTGAATCATAATAGCTCAATGGTGGTGGGTCAGTTGGGTATTCATATGAGGAAAATGTTGGATTTATACAACAttccacatacaaaaattaattccagatgaaataaaagactttaattttaaaaactataactaGGAGAAAAGAGTGTTTATAATCatagggtggggaggggattcCCAAGCAAGccacaaaacccagaaaccatgTAGGAAAGGAGTTACATATTTTTCTATGGAAAAGCTCTAAATGTCTCTGGTAAAAGATACCATAAACAATGTTAGAAGACAAGCAATAGATATATTTTACAGTCTCTATAAGAGACAATGGATTAAAATCCAGACTCCTTAAATCTTTCAGGTCAATAAAAGACAGGCAAGCAACCtcataaaaaaatagagaaagtatTCAAGCAGGCAGTTCACACAAAAGAAATGCAAGTAGTCACAATTCAGAGGAAAAACATCTTTAGCCTCAATCAAGAACAAAGAAATGCAGTTCAAAGCATGTTTCCATTTTTCATCTATCAGGTTAGCAAAAAGGAAAGGACATGATGTCCAGTGTTGGTGGTTGTTTAGGAAAATTGGCAATCTTGTATTAGgggtggacttccttgtggatCTGAGTTTTCTCTGGGCTTGCCCTTGAGTCAGCCCTCCATTTGGAGGGCTCTGTCCTAGAgacgtgcacacacacagccaggctCTCGTCACATCTGAGCTTTCCTGGTCTGTGTACCAGGAGGTCGGCGCTTCAGAGCCCCCTTTCCACACCTCCCTCAGTCAGGCTGAGAGAGACTGGTAATGGAGCTTGGGTGGGACGTCCTGTTTCCATGGAGACCAGCTAAACTGAGGATTCCATCCTGAATCCAACATAACTTActcttctttgaaataaatgcaaacttacagaaaaattaaaaaatagtacaaagatGCATATACCCTTTACCCAGATTCATCTTTGTTAGTGTTTTACCCCATTTGCTTTGTCATTTGTGcaatctctcccccctcctccctcctctctctccataaatacacacacacacaaatttttttttctgaactctaTGAGGATAAGTTACATATGTCATAGCTCTTGACCCCTAAATAGTTCAatgtgtattttctaaaaatgggaatattttctcttcttttttttgggggggggggggatgatatTTTCTTAACCACCGCCCAGTTATCAACATCAGCACGTTTAACATTGATATAATACTTTAATCTACTGCCGATACACACGTTTTGTCAGCGCACCAGATAATGTCCTTTATAGCATTTCCCCCTCCAGGATCCAATCTAGCGTCGGGTGGTACATTTAATTGCTATGACTCTAAATTTGGAACATTTTCACAGCTGCCTTTGTCTTTTatgacattattttcatttttcaaatagaaCTTTAATTTTGCGATTGGGTGTTTCCTTGCAGATGCAGGCTATGCATTTTAGGCTGGGACACTGCCTAGGTGGGAGTATCTCCAGATACCACATTTGACCATCTGTCCTTTATTGGTGACGTTAATTCACAGTCAGGATGCTTTCTGACTTGGCCGCTGTGTAATTCCTACATGCTTCCTTCCTTGCAGTGTGGGACCATGCAATTGTTCTCCTAATCAGAATCCCCCCCTGGATTTATTATCTATTGACGAGTCGTATCTGAGCCAGTCTTTACTGTGCTGGTGCCTACATTCACACCTTACCATCCAAAGTCTAGAGTTTACTCTTGATGCCGtacattatataatatttttgaaataagcTGTTGGCaaaaagagacttttaaaaagcCAAGAAGATCAATCATCTTGTTGCCTTAGTCGATAAGGATAACATCCTGTATCATGAGAAACTGAATGCTCTGGCTTCAGGGTCTTGAATAAAAATATGTCAGTTATTCAGCTAAACTGAAAATtagaagaattattttataatttgtatttcccaAAGACATTAAGCAGAAAGACTTAATTCTTCCGCTAGTTAGTtctgtgtgatgtgtgtgtggccCAGGCATGCTGGGCAGGTAGTAGATTATGCTGGAAGTGATGGGAGAAGCCGCCTCTGTAAGGGTCTCTTCGGCTCCTGGTGGTGCTTAGAAATGTAGGCTAGTTGTTGGAACTAAAATTGTTCCTACTGACCACTGTGGGAATCATTCACTAGTTTTTCATGTGAGGTTCTTAATTGAGCACCTGCTCCATGCCAAGTGGACTCTGCACTTTGGAATTCCAAGCAGAGAATGG containing:
- the ATG14 gene encoding beclin 1-associated autophagy-related key regulator isoform X2, which gives rise to MAAPSGKGARAPEAPGCGPRPLARDLLDSVDDVEGLYVAVERCPLCNTTRRRLTCAKCVQNGDFVYFDGRDRERFIDKKERLSRLKSKQEEFQKEVLKAMEGKWITDQLRWKIMSCKMRIEQLKQTICKGNEEMKKNSEGLLKTKEKNQKLYTRAQRHQEKKEKIQRHNRKLGDLVEKKTIDLKSHYERLADLRRSHILELTSVIFPIEEVKTGARDPADVSSESDSAMTSSTVSKLAEARRTTYHSGRWVCDDHNGDTSISITGPWISLPNNGDYAAYYNWVEEKKTTQGPDMEHNNPAYTISAALCYATQLANILSHILDINLPKKLCNSEFCGENLSRQKFTRAVKKLNANILYLCFSQHVNLDQLQPLHTLRNLMYLVSPNSEHLGRERKEERKKHQCERETLIGCLLHTPYWDRGCNVPSWGSKLLVHGMTLTQLSYTSQGRIIILTFTRGNVVAGQLTRAHAHRASKSGGARSQHTWLTTPKY